The DNA region ACGTTTGGCCAGAAAACCTTGTCAAAGTGAAGAGCAATTTTGTTCTCTGTCCCAACTCCAATTCCATCTATTGCTTCTTCTTTCCAATCTGGAAGTCTTGGTTCAAATTTGATTGTTTTGGCTTTGAGAACCCCCAGGGGGACAGTTACAATAGCAGCATCGACAGAAAATGATTTGCCATTGTTGACCTTTACCTCTACTCCCTTTGTGCCCCATGTTATTTTTGTTACACTGGATGAACATTTAGGTAAGAAAGTTACAAAAAGGCCTTTTTTGTCTGAATCTCAAAAAGGCTTTTAAATATGTGAATTAACCatcaaaattactaaactagAGAAAAATAATCATATCTAGAAACGACAATATAAACAAACATAGGTTGACTAATCGAAATTAGTAAATTATTGGTAACGAAGAGCTTACCGGTGATTTAGGCGAATATCAAGGCCTTTTGAAAGTGTGTTAATTATAGGACGGTAACCACGAACCATAAGACCGTGACCACCAGGGAGCAACACTTCCTGCATTTTGTGGATCATTCTGAACCCATCAAATACAAGCTGACTCAAGATATACCTATATATTAAACTTGTAGAAGAGCTTGCAAAAATTaatcatgtttaaaactttttaagtttTGCAAGTGGGCTACAAGTTTGcaaaaaatatttcaaatgtaTTTACCTGATCCCAATTCTTTAATGAGATGTTGTCAGCATCCGTAGCAAACCAACCTTCCATTCTGCACAGGTACCACTGCAATACATTGTTGGCAAGGCCCTCTTGTCTGCAGGAAACAatttgaaataaagaaaaagtataAATACTTCATAAGATTAagtgaagaaaaacaaaaatggcCAATCTAACCTTAAATCTGAATGTCTCTCCATTACTATCTTAATAGCTCGTGCTATAGATATATCTTCATCAGTTTCGTGCCTGAGTTTGTTAGCCTGGAAATGGAAGAGTTGCTTAaaagacatttttttttaaaagttataaGCATATAAAGGATGGATAAAGACTTGCCTCttccaaaatcttttcaaacaccTGGCCAACCTTTTGGACTAAATCTTGAGGAACTTGACGTCCATCATCTTCAAAAAGTGCATAACtgaaaagaaaagtaaatttCGTTCTCAATAACAGCATAATTTTCATAATATGGTATCTCTTATCTAATTAAAACTGAATCAATAATCAAATTTAAGATATACAGTCATCAAGTTGACCATTACCTCTCCAGGTCATGATCAAACAAAACAGAATTGTCACCAGAAGTTTGATAAATTGGTAGGCCAAGTCTTCCAATCCAAGGTGCCAATGGATTCTCTTTGCCGACACCATGCAACCTGATGCATCAAAGTTAACAAATTTGGTCATGGTTAGAATTTGCAACGCTGGTCAAGAATGCAGAACCAGAACAACAAAAGTAACTTACCAGGCTGCTCCCATGTCCACGGGGAAGCCAAATGAGTGGTCAGTGTAAACTCGACCACCAATTCTATCCCGAGATTCTAAAAGCACAACCTGAGCAGCAAATTAAAACATTATGTGATACAAATTTAGCCAATTACTTGGTCTACtataacagcagaactgccaatGAAGATTTTAAACATATTTGAAAGAAATGTTAAATTACAACCTCAAAATACCTGGAAAGATGCATTTTTTAGAGCATGAGCAGCTGCAATCCCTGCAAACCCAGCACCAATGACTATGGCAGAAGGAGAGCGAGATTTTCCCTCGGGATTCATATAGTAACAGGCTGCAAGGACATGAAGTCTTATCAGTATCTATCCATGACAGTGAAGGATAAACCATAAACATGAAAGCTTGATAGAAAGTGATTTCTGGACTACTATAGGCATGCAAATCCTCTATGTTATTGGAATATTTTACTGAAAAGTGTGAAATTGGTTGATGTTAAGTATTCAGATATATGTTTTATATAGTTACAAAATCGCACGCCACAGCATTTGGCCATATGCGTTGATATATTGATgagcaaacaaagcaagtagtcAAAATGTTTCCTGGGAATGCCCGCATACAGACGAATTAACTAAAATACATGAACACCTCAGCTGAAAGAAGGGAGAAAGGCGGAAGTTTGATGTGATACAGATTTCTGGGGACCACGGTCGAAGATCAACGACTATATCAGACATCCTTTTTTTACTCTTTTTTCTATTTCGGATAGTTATTTTTAATCATAAATTCCCAAATTTTTCCCTGCGAGCGGGCTAAAGCCTAAGACGATAATATCACCAATTTCATGCCTAATTTTCAGTTGCTTTTGGCCGATTACCAATCGCCCGATATTTTCGGCAAATTTCTGGTGATTTTATAGCAGGCAGCAGATTTCTCAGGATATAGAATCTTCGATTCCGACCGATCCTGGTCGAAATCCGACGATTTTGCGAATTATTCGATTAATAGCATAAAACATGAACGGAGCTAACAACTCCGACTGGCCCGCATCACAATCGCCGATTGTGGAAAATATTTCTCAAACAATAAAAGAAGAAACttcaaaatatctaaaaaaataatgaaaaaaaaaagacaatcaaAATTTCCACATGAAAGGAGTCACCTTTGTTGACGCCGTTCCCATCACAGCGATTATCCATGACTACGACACCGACGATTGAATCTCCAGCAACTCTTCGAGCTCAGAATGGAAGGGGACGATTGGGGGGAGTAATGGAGAATAAAAAACAAGAGACAGGTGACGAAGTGGCTGGAATTCGAATTCAACCCCAAGTTCACGAACCAGTTCATACGTAATCACCGGGGAACCGATGGCCGCCTCGGGAACGTAGCGATTCCTCCCCGAAACCACGAAAAGTGACGATCGCCGCAACAAGACCGATCAGCCGAGAGATCGGAGCAGTCCCATACTCAATCCTCCGGTCGAAATCGGGGTTGCTGAGCAATCGGGAAGGAAAAGGGCAACCTTTCCGTGGAAATTGGAAGGCAGACAGACGAGAGAGAGAGCGAACGAAGcaaaaaagggaagaagaaaaaggtTTAATGGCTTTCTCCGTCACGATTCTTTTACGCTGCTTAATGGCTTCCATTTATAGCTCCCGCACAGTGTTTGGATGCTCCGCACGAATCTTAAGGTATTAATCCAGACGAATCTTAAAGTATTAATTACAAAAATATTCCCatcaatttttaaatatgaaATTCATTAAACTTTTATTTAAAATAGTAAGTAAGGACAATAATTTACTTGTAGATTCATCTACGAGCAACTGTACACGTTTCCTATGTTGGGAAGAGGTGTAAAAATagttaaaataattaatcagTTGGGTAATATGAACCGGGGTATGATTCTATGACACCCTTTTGGAAATAACTTGAGtgaaggaattgaattgaattctattaggaattgaattcaattcctatGTTTGGAATGGATTAGTAAATaatagaattgaattgaattccttaatttggaatctatttgaattgaattctatttttatacatttaccattttatcctcataactaatcatttaataatcaagttaagtattagAGAATAGGAAGAAGGGATCGCACAGTTAAAACAGCAGTATGAAGAAGATAGCGCACGGGAGAAGTTTTCGACACAAGGAGAAACGACGCATAGGAGAAAGGCAGGAGAAAACAAGAGAGTTGAcagatggaaaaaaaaaatttaagttaaaagggCAATTAAGTAATTTTAGTTGTTCATGGTAAATCCCTATCCAAATCTGACCATTTGAGGTCTGATTTACTATTCACGTTTTGAATgaaattggaattgaattccatatcaaatCCATCTCAAAAATTCATTCTAAACTATGGAATTGAATTCCAATTACCATAGGAATTCAATTCCATAAGATTCCAAATAGGGTGTGAAAGTATTTCAAGATAAATTAGAAAGTATTAATAATAAATGgtctaaaaatttaatatttcttAGTTAcaaggggtgtttggttgatgggtttaggaatgagagaatggaatgatagtaaaagataatatttagATTGTGGATTTAGGAATGACATTTtaggaatgattactagatttatgggaatcaactaaggtttcatttccattcctattctcattccattctactatcaaactcataatcatagtcattcccatcatttaatcaaacgccccctaagtCTTATTTAGAAGATATAAATAAATCATAATTGAGAATCGAATCGTGGATATTTAATAGACAACTGATCATTTTTACCGTTGCATCATAATCCCATGAATGTTGGGACAAAGTGTAGTCGTGTTGGTAGTATTTGATTTTTGTTATGTgcgaatattattttaaattattaggtATCATCTGTCTAGAAAAATAAGTTTATGATTTATCTTTTTAATTCCATAGGGCATGGGTCGTTAAAATGACGAATTTACTTATTAGatgatatttctaaaaataaaaaaataaaattattatttattatgagAATCTTCATTTGGGTAATTGCTTGCTAAGTAGCTAATTTTAACAAttaaagatttttatttagtCATGCACCACAATGAAGGATGAAATACAAGAAGTCAAACACATACATTCTGTTTGTTTTTCATTATCTTTCTTGCTTAACAGAAGAACACTGAAACAAAAAAGGTGCTCCATTGCAAATACTTAAGGAAGATTTAGGTTAAACTTGTGAAGCATCTCTTACAAAACGAACTAATAAAGAATGATAAAATATAATGTTCTTTCCACAAGTTAGGATTTATTAGGTTAATCCTCTTGCAACCGAAAAAATTGTTAGGCCAACCTTCCTTAATATTAATTGTTAATTCACTCTCTCTGTGCCTCTGTTTGCTGAAAGGACAGCGGGAAGCTAAAATGGTGGGTGAAGCATCAGCCAGCATCCGTGGAACACATGGCATATTATACAGCATGGATAGTTTCCTGCATGAATCATGCATTACTTTTCTTAATATTGTTTGTCTCTTAATTAGCTTCGTTAATACACAAAGGAACTTTTATGTGGATGTGTAAACTTGAATTTAATAACCAAATACAATTCACGATATGAAAGGCTAAAGTAGGAATGACTGTTCTTCCACCATTGTAGCATGCTCAGAAGCATGGCACCACTGCAATAGGACACCGAAAAGAGAGAGGTTAATGAAAGCATCACTCTTTGATACTTTTTATGTACCTTTAAGTATTGTTTAGTagattaattata from Zingiber officinale cultivar Zhangliang chromosome 4B, Zo_v1.1, whole genome shotgun sequence includes:
- the LOC121974620 gene encoding polyamine oxidase 3-like; translated protein: MDNRCDGNGVNKACYYMNPEGKSRSPSAIVIGAGFAGIAAAHALKNASFQVVLLESRDRIGGRVYTDHSFGFPVDMGAAWLHGVGKENPLAPWIGRLGLPIYQTSGDNSVLFDHDLESYALFEDDGRQVPQDLVQKVGQVFEKILEEANKLRHETDEDISIARAIKIVMERHSDLRQEGLANNVLQWYLCRMEGWFATDADNISLKNWDQEVLLPGGHGLMVRGYRPIINTLSKGLDIRLNHRVTKITWGTKGVEVKVNNGKSFSVDAAIVTVPLGVLKAKTIKFEPRLPDWKEEAIDGIGVGTENKIALHFDKVFWPNVEFLGLVSANTYGCSYFLNLHKATGHPVLVYMPAGCLAYDIEKMSDENAAKFAFSQLKRILPDANEPIQYLVSHWGSDENSLGSYSYDAVGKPREYFERLRIPVDNLFFAGEATSIKYTGTVHGAFSTGLIAAEECRMRVLEKYGNPDTLEMFHPAMGEEAASISVPLLISRM